One stretch of Pararhizobium qamdonense DNA includes these proteins:
- a CDS encoding lipopolysaccharide biosynthesis protein, producing the protein MPPTVNVKSVTSNVGWSVLSKTSTFGLKFVTVPILARILTPEEFGAVAVALTVVQFLAMIGGAGLTSALVIQREEEMETVHSVFWANLAISCLMALGLFIWADFFAALLGAPEAAYLLKIMSFLIPLQLGGDVAYSLLARRMNFSKDAVWSMISESLGAIVAVVLALFGWGVWALMAQLFVSALVRLCGLYAVSHYMPRFVFHPRRVIGLSRFSLGMMGSEVANFITFQSPMVIISRYLGLADAGAYSAANRFASIPNQVVLSAVMGVLFPAFSGMMDDKERRSQALMFSTQVTTVLLAPMMFGLWALAEPAMRVLFGSQWAYAWPVLGLLALSKGILTPCSTFIPYLKGVGHGRALFWSAIIRAIVTCAAVAYGASTGSLIEAMIWLCIVNTVTLIGYSWAVFKADGTPFFKGLYVSSRPMLMALVMALAVRYLLETFGSVMPNPVLQILAGAAIGGVIYGLLVLISERPLLAKIYQLVKNRRG; encoded by the coding sequence ATGCCCCCTACAGTTAACGTCAAATCCGTCACGAGCAATGTCGGTTGGAGCGTTTTATCCAAGACAAGCACATTCGGGCTTAAGTTTGTCACGGTGCCTATTTTGGCCCGTATCCTCACCCCGGAAGAGTTCGGCGCCGTCGCCGTGGCGCTGACTGTTGTCCAGTTTCTGGCAATGATCGGCGGAGCCGGATTGACCTCGGCGCTGGTGATCCAGCGCGAGGAAGAGATGGAAACCGTCCATTCCGTGTTCTGGGCCAATCTTGCGATTTCCTGTCTGATGGCGCTCGGCCTTTTCATCTGGGCGGACTTTTTCGCGGCGCTGCTCGGGGCTCCCGAAGCTGCCTACCTGTTGAAAATTATGAGCTTTCTCATTCCTCTCCAGCTGGGCGGCGACGTCGCCTATTCGCTGCTCGCGCGGCGGATGAACTTCAGCAAGGATGCGGTCTGGAGCATGATTTCCGAATCGCTCGGGGCGATCGTCGCCGTCGTCCTGGCGCTGTTTGGATGGGGCGTGTGGGCGTTGATGGCGCAGCTTTTCGTCTCGGCGCTGGTGCGGCTCTGCGGTCTTTACGCCGTCTCGCATTATATGCCGCGCTTCGTCTTCCACCCGAGGCGCGTCATCGGGCTCAGCCGGTTCAGCCTGGGCATGATGGGCTCGGAAGTCGCCAACTTCATCACCTTCCAGTCGCCGATGGTGATCATCTCGCGCTATCTCGGCCTTGCCGATGCCGGTGCCTATTCGGCCGCCAACCGTTTTGCCAGCATTCCCAATCAGGTGGTGCTATCGGCCGTCATGGGCGTGCTCTTTCCGGCTTTCAGCGGCATGATGGACGACAAGGAGCGCCGTTCGCAGGCGCTGATGTTCAGCACGCAGGTGACGACTGTGCTGCTTGCGCCGATGATGTTCGGGCTCTGGGCGCTGGCGGAACCGGCCATGCGCGTGCTTTTCGGTTCGCAATGGGCCTATGCCTGGCCGGTGCTTGGACTTTTGGCGCTGTCGAAAGGCATTCTCACGCCTTGCAGCACCTTCATTCCCTATCTCAAGGGTGTCGGCCATGGCCGGGCGCTGTTCTGGTCGGCGATCATCCGCGCCATCGTCACCTGCGCCGCCGTCGCCTATGGCGCAAGCACGGGTTCGCTGATCGAGGCGATGATCTGGCTGTGCATCGTCAACACCGTGACGCTGATCGGCTATTCCTGGGCCGTCTTCAAGGCGGATGGCACGCCATTCTTCAAGGGGTTGTATGTCAGCAGCCGGCCGATGCTGATGGCTTTGGTGATGGCGCTCGCCGTTCGCTATCTGCTGGAGACATTCGGTTCGGTAATGCCGAACCCGGTCCTGCAGATCCTTGCCGGTGCTGCAATCGGCGGCGTGATCTATGGTCTGCTCGTGCTCATCTCCGAGCGCCCGCTTCTGGCGAAAATCTACCAGCTCGTCAAAAACCGGCGGGGATAA
- a CDS encoding UTP--glucose-1-phosphate uridylyltransferase: MAPIRPVRKAVIPVAGNGTRFLPATKAMPKEMLTIVDRPVVQYAVEEAMQAGIEHIVFVTGRNKQAIEDHFDDVPELISSLTRSGKDAQLSELARMLPTAGSVSFTRQQAPLGLGHAVWCARDLIGDEPFALLLPDMISYGARGCMAGLTDLYNDVGGNVVAVEQCAIEDTPKYGIVGMGEKTRHGFEVTAMVEKPPVAEAPSTFYLNGRYILQPEIFSILAHQQRGAGNEIQLTDGMLRLSADQPFHAHPYEGRTFDCGSKQGFIEANVAFALARADIGNLVFESVREMVLSHEQAMRAA; this comes from the coding sequence ATGGCTCCTATCAGACCCGTTCGCAAAGCCGTTATTCCCGTCGCCGGCAACGGCACGCGGTTTCTGCCCGCGACCAAGGCCATGCCGAAGGAAATGCTGACCATCGTCGATAGACCGGTCGTGCAATATGCCGTCGAGGAAGCCATGCAGGCCGGCATCGAGCATATCGTCTTCGTCACCGGCCGTAACAAGCAGGCGATCGAAGACCATTTCGACGATGTGCCGGAGTTGATCTCGTCCTTGACGCGCTCGGGCAAGGATGCCCAGCTTTCGGAACTCGCGCGCATGCTGCCGACCGCAGGCTCCGTCAGCTTCACCCGCCAGCAGGCGCCGCTTGGCCTTGGCCACGCGGTCTGGTGCGCCCGCGACCTGATCGGCGACGAGCCGTTTGCGCTGCTTTTGCCCGACATGATCTCCTACGGCGCGCGCGGCTGCATGGCCGGTCTGACGGACCTCTATAACGATGTCGGCGGCAATGTCGTCGCCGTCGAACAATGCGCCATCGAGGACACGCCGAAATACGGCATCGTCGGCATGGGCGAGAAAACCCGGCACGGGTTCGAAGTGACCGCGATGGTGGAAAAGCCGCCGGTTGCCGAGGCACCGTCCACCTTTTATCTCAACGGCCGCTATATCCTTCAGCCGGAAATCTTCTCGATTTTGGCGCATCAGCAGCGCGGCGCCGGCAACGAGATCCAGCTGACCGACGGCATGCTGCGCCTGTCGGCCGACCAGCCGTTCCACGCGCATCCCTATGAAGGCCGGACCTTTGATTGCGGCTCCAAGCAGGGCTTTATCGAGGCTAACGTCGCCTTCGCGCTGGCGCGGGCCGATATCGGCAATCTCGTGTTCGAGTCCGTTCGCGAGATGGTTCTGTCGCACGAGCAGGCCATGCGGGCTGCCTGA
- a CDS encoding glycosyltransferase: MDRIRIDIGVCTYRRPELEQTLRSLAKLNVPGNVDIRIIVADNDDTPSAKGCVDSLRASVPHRIVYVHCPSSNISIARNACLDNATGDFLAFIDDDETASEDWITELIGTAQATAADAVLGPVKAIYAREAPGWMQRGDFHSTFPVWVGERIITGYTCNVLLRLAAPSLAGRRFSLALGRSGGEDTEFFTHMHRMGGQIAYAPQAWAEEPVPAKRADFSWLAKRKFRFGQTHGRLLDAGTGIAGKIRPLTLAAAKCGVCALAAALFFFSPVRRNRHFLRACLHAGAVVGLLGIREIEQYGAAKARTS; the protein is encoded by the coding sequence ATGGATCGCATCCGTATCGATATCGGCGTCTGCACCTACCGGCGCCCGGAGCTGGAACAGACGCTGCGCTCGCTGGCAAAGCTGAACGTTCCCGGCAATGTGGATATCCGCATCATCGTTGCCGATAATGACGACACCCCGAGCGCCAAAGGCTGCGTGGACAGTCTGCGCGCTTCCGTGCCGCACCGCATCGTCTACGTGCATTGCCCATCGTCCAATATCTCGATTGCCCGCAATGCCTGCCTCGACAATGCCACGGGAGATTTCCTGGCCTTTATCGACGATGACGAGACGGCGAGCGAGGACTGGATCACTGAGCTGATCGGGACGGCGCAGGCGACCGCTGCCGATGCGGTGCTCGGCCCGGTCAAGGCGATCTATGCACGCGAGGCGCCGGGCTGGATGCAGCGTGGTGACTTTCACTCGACATTCCCCGTCTGGGTCGGCGAGCGGATAATCACCGGCTATACCTGCAATGTGCTTCTGCGGCTGGCCGCTCCTTCGCTGGCCGGGCGCCGCTTCAGTCTGGCGCTTGGCCGCAGTGGCGGCGAGGACACCGAGTTCTTTACCCATATGCACCGGATGGGCGGACAGATTGCCTATGCGCCGCAGGCCTGGGCCGAAGAGCCGGTGCCGGCCAAACGCGCCGACTTTTCCTGGCTTGCCAAGCGCAAGTTCCGGTTCGGCCAGACCCATGGCCGGTTGCTGGATGCAGGGACTGGTATTGCCGGCAAGATCCGCCCGCTCACGCTCGCTGCAGCCAAATGTGGCGTCTGTGCGCTGGCCGCCGCCCTCTTCTTTTTTTCGCCCGTTCGCCGCAACCGCCATTTCCTGCGCGCGTGCCTGCATGCCGGCGCCGTCGTCGGGCTCCTCGGCATCCGGGAGATCGAGCAGTATGGCGCAGCTAAGGCAAGGACGTCCTGA
- a CDS encoding glycosyltransferase family 2 protein, giving the protein MNTDDFKHARSLIVIPCLNEAKYIEALIIKLGGAMRDLSADLVVVDGGSTDGTREIVERIATVNPKVRLLDNPKRIQSAAVNLAVGTLGADYEYMIRIDAHGEYPDDYCQRLMEDAIATGADSIVVAMQTVGFSTFQKATAYAQNSKLGNGGSKHRTGSAGHWADHGHHALMRIAAFQAVGGYDEMFSHNEDAEFDYRLNKAGYRIWMTDKTSMIYYPRSTARTLFRQYFGYGRGRAKNFLKHRAMPSIRQMLPLAVVPVAVGALLAIVSWAAVIPFGVWAIACLGYGVWMAVGEKNPYGPLAAVSAMVMHFAWSAGFWRELLDFRNRRAAS; this is encoded by the coding sequence ATGAACACCGATGATTTCAAGCATGCCCGCAGCCTGATTGTCATTCCCTGCCTGAACGAGGCCAAATATATCGAAGCCCTGATCATCAAGCTGGGCGGCGCGATGCGCGATCTCAGTGCCGATCTGGTCGTGGTCGATGGCGGCAGCACCGATGGCACGCGCGAGATCGTCGAGCGGATCGCCACCGTCAATCCGAAAGTGCGGTTGCTCGACAATCCGAAGAGGATTCAGAGCGCCGCCGTCAATCTGGCGGTCGGAACGCTCGGCGCTGACTATGAATACATGATCCGCATCGATGCGCATGGCGAATATCCCGACGACTATTGCCAGCGCCTGATGGAAGACGCCATCGCGACCGGTGCGGATTCGATTGTGGTCGCCATGCAGACCGTTGGTTTCAGCACGTTCCAGAAAGCCACGGCCTATGCGCAGAATTCCAAGCTTGGCAATGGCGGCTCCAAGCATCGCACGGGCTCCGCCGGCCATTGGGCCGATCACGGCCATCATGCGCTGATGCGGATTGCCGCGTTTCAGGCGGTCGGCGGCTATGACGAGATGTTCAGCCATAACGAGGACGCCGAGTTCGACTACCGTCTCAACAAGGCCGGCTACCGGATCTGGATGACCGACAAGACCAGCATGATCTACTATCCGCGCAGCACCGCGCGCACGCTTTTCCGACAGTATTTCGGCTATGGCCGCGGCCGGGCGAAAAACTTCCTGAAACATCGCGCCATGCCGAGCATTCGCCAGATGCTGCCGCTTGCCGTCGTTCCGGTCGCCGTGGGGGCGCTTCTTGCGATCGTCAGCTGGGCCGCAGTCATCCCTTTCGGCGTTTGGGCCATCGCCTGCCTTGGCTACGGCGTGTGGATGGCGGTGGGGGAAAAGAACCCTTACGGACCGCTGGCTGCCGTCTCTGCCATGGTGATGCATTTTGCCTGGTCGGCCGGCTTCTGGCGCGAACTGCTCGATTTCCGTAACCGCCGGGCTGCCTCATGA
- a CDS encoding polysaccharide pyruvyl transferase family protein, which produces MDPYYWESAHGNFGDDLNLWLWDFLIPGFRDVRPETLLVGVGTVLNRALLPKERHKLVLGSGFGYGSLPEMADSSEWDIRCVRGPLTAQKVGVDPKLGIIDPAVMVAEMPEFKGLPKLYKKSFVPHWESAIAGMWPSICQTVGLHYIDPRGEAKDVIRQIAQSEMIVAESMHGAILADAFRVPWVAVTTSSSINSFKWNDWAHTVGVVYRPRHVPVSSRAEAIIKGAKFWGVDFDAHQPALDDPNKREIDESVMVAVRDPKQTSLRVAAKQVLAAPSTLSLWQAARATPQLSADHALSERKERFVEVLDGVRRDYF; this is translated from the coding sequence ATGGACCCGTATTATTGGGAATCCGCTCACGGAAATTTCGGCGACGATCTCAACCTCTGGCTCTGGGATTTTCTCATTCCGGGATTTCGCGATGTTCGTCCAGAAACCCTTCTTGTCGGGGTCGGCACGGTCCTGAACCGCGCGCTTTTGCCAAAGGAGCGGCACAAGCTGGTGCTCGGCAGCGGCTTTGGCTACGGCTCCCTGCCTGAAATGGCCGACAGCAGCGAATGGGACATCCGCTGCGTCCGTGGACCGTTGACGGCGCAAAAAGTCGGCGTTGATCCCAAGCTCGGCATTATCGATCCGGCCGTCATGGTCGCCGAGATGCCCGAGTTCAAAGGCTTGCCGAAGCTCTACAAGAAAAGCTTCGTGCCCCATTGGGAATCGGCGATTGCCGGCATGTGGCCCTCCATCTGCCAGACGGTCGGCCTGCATTACATCGATCCGCGCGGCGAGGCGAAGGATGTCATCCGCCAGATTGCCCAGTCGGAGATGATCGTGGCGGAATCGATGCACGGCGCGATCCTGGCCGATGCTTTTCGCGTGCCGTGGGTGGCGGTGACCACCTCCAGCAGCATCAACAGCTTCAAATGGAACGATTGGGCCCATACGGTCGGCGTCGTCTACCGTCCGCGCCATGTTCCGGTGTCCAGCCGGGCCGAAGCCATCATCAAGGGCGCAAAATTCTGGGGTGTCGATTTCGACGCGCACCAGCCGGCGCTCGATGATCCGAACAAGCGTGAGATCGACGAAAGCGTCATGGTCGCTGTGCGCGATCCCAAGCAGACCTCGCTGCGGGTTGCCGCCAAACAGGTTTTGGCCGCGCCCTCGACCCTGTCTCTCTGGCAGGCGGCACGCGCCACTCCGCAGCTGAGCGCCGATCACGCTCTGTCGGAGCGCAAGGAACGCTTTGTCGAGGTTCTCGATGGCGTGCGCCGCGATTACTTCTAG
- a CDS encoding glycosyltransferase family 2 protein, with the protein MQQQQPQATFIIAAFKAQDTIERAIDSALAQTGVNVEIIVIDDCSPDDTASIVDAYTDPRVRLIRLDKNRGPGGARNAGLAAARGDWIVILDSDDAVSPDRTARMIARAKASNAQIVVDNVDVVPLDGPVRRMFDAAHLAALETLTLPAFIGSNVLFKSEHNYGYMKPVFERRLLEEHGLRFDESLPIGEDYLLLASALAKGGRCAVDPAAGYTYYIRSGSISRVLKLHQVDAMLAADAAFLKNNRLDAASIAAQSERHRSMEDARAFIILVDQIKAGSLSGAVKTAWKNPAAVRHLRMPIAVRLRRLIAPFTVIQPFGSPPKRMNGTTPGNRPHKSKG; encoded by the coding sequence ATGCAACAGCAGCAACCACAGGCAACGTTCATCATCGCGGCGTTCAAGGCGCAGGACACGATCGAGCGCGCCATTGACAGCGCGCTTGCCCAGACCGGCGTCAATGTCGAGATTATCGTCATCGACGACTGCTCGCCGGATGACACCGCCTCGATCGTCGATGCCTATACCGATCCACGCGTCAGGCTGATCCGGCTCGACAAGAACCGTGGCCCCGGTGGGGCGCGCAATGCCGGGCTTGCGGCTGCGCGCGGCGACTGGATCGTCATTCTGGATTCCGACGATGCGGTATCACCGGATCGCACGGCGCGGATGATCGCGCGGGCGAAAGCCTCGAACGCGCAGATCGTCGTCGATAATGTCGATGTCGTGCCGCTGGACGGGCCGGTCAGGCGGATGTTTGACGCGGCGCATCTGGCAGCGCTTGAAACGCTGACGCTTCCAGCCTTCATCGGCTCCAACGTGCTGTTCAAGTCCGAGCACAATTACGGCTATATGAAGCCGGTCTTCGAGCGCCGCCTGCTTGAGGAGCATGGGCTGCGCTTCGACGAAAGCCTGCCGATCGGCGAGGACTACCTGCTTTTGGCTTCGGCCCTGGCGAAGGGCGGGCGCTGCGCCGTCGATCCTGCCGCCGGTTATACCTATTACATCCGCAGCGGATCGATCTCGCGCGTGCTGAAGCTGCATCAGGTCGATGCAATGCTGGCTGCGGACGCCGCATTCCTGAAGAATAACCGGTTGGATGCGGCATCGATCGCGGCACAGAGCGAGCGTCACCGCAGCATGGAAGATGCGCGCGCCTTCATCATCCTGGTCGATCAGATCAAGGCAGGCTCCCTGTCCGGCGCGGTGAAGACCGCGTGGAAGAATCCGGCGGCAGTCCGGCATCTGCGCATGCCCATTGCCGTCAGACTGCGGCGCCTGATCGCGCCGTTCACTGTTATTCAGCCTTTTGGTTCCCCGCCGAAAAGGATGAATGGAACCACCCCGGGCAATCGCCCGCACAAGAGCAAAGGATAG
- a CDS encoding glycosyltransferase family protein: MLDVLYLAHDVADPAIRRRTLMLEAGGANVTVAGFRRGADTPLTDGVLELGVTSDGRFGQRIAAVSKAAMALGAKLRGVRKPGIIMARNLEMLALANRANAIFGGDVPIVYECLDIHRLLLRQDIAGRALRAAEHYLGRNVSLLITSSPAFIDNYFRPLSRLKAPVMLLENQVIDLEDAAAMQTARPRPPQPGEPWKIGWFGALRCRKSLKLLSDFTRAMDGTFEVVLRGRPAYSEFDDFDGFVENEPFMRFHGAYKNPEDLARIYDDVQFSWGIDFFEEGLNSSWLLPNRLYEGCRYNAVPIAMQGTETARFIHAKNIGLVLERADSAALADLFSGMTRERYFAEFGKVAATGTSTWVFDRADCQRLVNRLAALRASDAHAAPIPELSQTHSNKGGLL, translated from the coding sequence ATGCTGGACGTCTTATACCTGGCCCATGATGTGGCAGACCCTGCCATCAGGCGTAGAACCCTGATGCTGGAAGCGGGCGGCGCCAATGTCACGGTCGCAGGCTTCCGGCGTGGCGCTGATACGCCCCTTACCGACGGCGTTCTGGAGCTTGGCGTGACCAGCGATGGCCGTTTCGGCCAGCGGATTGCTGCGGTCAGCAAGGCGGCGATGGCGCTTGGAGCCAAGCTTCGCGGTGTCCGGAAACCCGGCATCATCATGGCCCGGAACCTCGAAATGCTGGCGCTGGCAAACAGGGCCAATGCGATTTTCGGCGGCGACGTGCCGATCGTTTATGAATGCCTTGATATCCACCGGCTTCTGCTGCGTCAGGATATCGCCGGACGGGCGCTGCGGGCTGCCGAGCATTATCTCGGACGCAATGTCAGCCTGCTGATCACCAGCTCGCCCGCCTTCATCGACAATTATTTCCGGCCGCTGTCGCGCCTCAAAGCCCCGGTCATGCTGCTCGAAAACCAGGTGATCGACCTGGAAGATGCCGCCGCCATGCAGACTGCGCGGCCGCGCCCGCCGCAGCCCGGCGAGCCTTGGAAGATCGGCTGGTTCGGTGCCCTGCGCTGCCGCAAATCCTTGAAACTGCTGTCAGACTTCACGCGCGCGATGGATGGAACGTTCGAAGTGGTGCTGCGCGGCCGCCCGGCCTATTCGGAATTCGACGATTTCGACGGGTTTGTGGAAAACGAGCCGTTCATGCGCTTTCACGGCGCCTACAAAAATCCCGAGGACCTTGCCCGGATTTACGACGATGTCCAGTTTTCCTGGGGCATCGACTTTTTCGAGGAAGGCTTGAACTCCAGCTGGCTGCTGCCGAACCGGCTCTATGAGGGATGCCGTTACAATGCCGTCCCGATTGCCATGCAGGGCACGGAGACGGCGCGATTCATCCATGCAAAGAACATCGGTCTCGTGCTCGAGCGGGCAGACAGTGCTGCTCTTGCCGATCTGTTTTCCGGCATGACGCGGGAACGCTATTTTGCCGAATTCGGCAAGGTCGCAGCCACCGGCACGTCCACTTGGGTTTTCGACCGGGCCGATTGCCAGCGGCTGGTGAACCGGCTTGCGGCGTTGCGCGCCAGCGATGCCCACGCCGCGCCTATCCCCGAACTTTCCCAAACGCACAGCAACAAGGGTGGACTGCTATGA
- a CDS encoding acyltransferase family protein gives MRIVLISGIVFVHVPFDPQTSPFLGANGFIDWVRVFLGDSLFRVGVPCLSAISGYLMFRRGLDAFDYGKTLRSKARTVLLPFLIWNLSFLALVLVAQKGGIGFGYLPDALNANPRDLATLAFAIEGLPINVPLYFLRDLLLCILLAPVLGILIKRYPLVVLSLFFAYAVLPVPSGIFLKKSILFGFSFGIYVSLHQIDIRALDRHAVLISALFLAVTILLATALYYTGPDYPVWIDMLRSLTAIGGIIGSWALSAILIRSWLAERLSRSEGLSFFIFCAHYPLLIAFWMIWNRSAHPGLYPLFYFATPVLALLILVALHKGARHLVPGLHAVLTGSRAGRSRVVEKHAPDKGAHQKGWSDTYSPKEKATR, from the coding sequence ATGCGCATCGTGCTCATCTCGGGAATTGTCTTCGTACACGTTCCTTTTGATCCGCAGACCAGCCCTTTTCTCGGTGCCAATGGCTTTATCGATTGGGTCAGGGTCTTTCTCGGCGACAGCCTTTTCAGGGTTGGCGTGCCGTGCCTCAGCGCGATTTCCGGCTATCTGATGTTCCGCCGCGGGCTCGACGCCTTCGACTACGGCAAGACCCTGCGCTCCAAGGCCCGCACCGTGCTGTTGCCTTTCCTGATCTGGAACCTGTCCTTTCTGGCACTGGTTCTTGTAGCCCAGAAAGGCGGCATCGGCTTTGGCTATCTCCCCGATGCTCTGAATGCGAACCCACGCGACCTAGCAACGCTGGCTTTCGCCATCGAGGGCCTGCCGATCAATGTTCCGCTCTATTTCCTGCGCGATCTGCTCTTGTGCATCCTGCTGGCGCCGGTTCTCGGCATCCTGATCAAGCGATATCCGCTGGTCGTCCTTTCGCTCTTTTTCGCCTATGCGGTTCTGCCGGTGCCCAGCGGCATCTTCCTGAAGAAATCGATCCTGTTCGGCTTCAGCTTCGGCATCTATGTCAGCCTCCACCAGATCGATATCCGCGCGCTCGACCGGCATGCTGTCTTGATATCCGCGCTGTTTCTGGCGGTGACCATCCTTCTGGCGACAGCGCTCTACTATACCGGACCGGACTATCCCGTCTGGATCGACATGCTACGCAGCCTGACGGCGATTGGCGGCATCATCGGATCCTGGGCGCTTTCAGCGATCCTGATCCGATCGTGGCTCGCCGAGCGGCTCTCCCGGTCGGAGGGCCTGAGCTTCTTCATATTCTGCGCCCATTATCCACTGCTGATCGCGTTCTGGATGATCTGGAACCGCAGCGCCCATCCCGGCCTTTATCCGCTGTTCTACTTCGCGACGCCGGTTCTCGCTCTTCTCATCCTGGTCGCCTTGCACAAGGGCGCCAGGCACCTGGTGCCCGGGCTGCATGCGGTTTTGACCGGCAGCCGGGCGGGCCGTTCGCGCGTCGTAGAAAAGCATGCGCCGGACAAAGGCGCTCATCAAAAGGGCTGGTCAGACACCTATTCCCCAAAGGAAAAAGCGACACGATGA
- a CDS encoding glycosyltransferase family 2 protein translates to MAKFTVVIPYYQKQAGILSRALGSVFAQTYQDFDIVIVDDQSPFPIETDLETLSEEQRARIRVIKQDNAGPGGARNTGLDNVTAQTDFVAFLDSDDLWTPDHLQNAQMTMTRFSADCYWASITGGDAFYYHFDMAELEKTEKVTRLSEKPLVLEVPEFSQVMLRNWSFLHLSCMVIGRNLFETVRFEAELRLAAEDVLFFCDCAIAADRIVLCNEPGAVRGEGVNIFHSIDSDSPQFLSQQFNTWVALDTLEGRFLRKPAEIASIHSYKHTARRQALWSQARLIKRRKMPQFNLLARWAWRDPKLLQSALQLAVGKLSR, encoded by the coding sequence ATGGCGAAGTTTACAGTTGTTATTCCGTACTACCAGAAACAGGCAGGAATTCTGAGCCGGGCCTTGGGCTCCGTCTTTGCACAGACCTACCAGGATTTCGATATCGTCATCGTTGACGACCAGTCGCCTTTCCCGATCGAAACCGATCTTGAAACCCTGAGCGAAGAACAGCGGGCGCGCATCCGCGTCATCAAGCAGGACAATGCCGGCCCAGGCGGCGCGCGCAACACCGGTCTCGACAACGTCACGGCGCAGACCGATTTTGTTGCCTTTCTCGATTCCGACGACCTGTGGACACCGGACCACCTGCAGAATGCGCAGATGACAATGACGCGCTTTTCGGCCGATTGCTACTGGGCGTCGATCACCGGCGGCGATGCCTTCTACTATCATTTCGACATGGCCGAGCTGGAAAAGACCGAAAAAGTCACCCGGCTTTCCGAAAAGCCCTTGGTTCTGGAAGTGCCCGAGTTTTCGCAGGTCATGCTGCGCAACTGGAGCTTCCTGCACCTGTCGTGCATGGTGATCGGGCGCAATCTGTTTGAGACCGTGCGTTTCGAGGCCGAGCTGCGCCTGGCGGCCGAAGATGTGCTGTTCTTTTGCGATTGCGCGATTGCGGCAGACCGCATCGTGCTTTGCAACGAGCCGGGTGCGGTGCGCGGTGAAGGTGTCAACATCTTCCACAGCATCGATAGCGATTCTCCGCAGTTCCTGTCGCAGCAGTTCAACACCTGGGTTGCGCTCGATACGCTGGAGGGACGCTTTTTGCGCAAGCCCGCAGAAATCGCGTCCATCCATTCGTATAAGCATACCGCGCGCCGGCAGGCTCTCTGGAGCCAGGCCCGGCTGATCAAGCGGCGCAAGATGCCGCAGTTCAATCTGCTTGCCCGCTGGGCCTGGCGTGATCCGAAGCTTCTGCAAAGCGCGCTTCAGCTTGCCGTGGGCAAGTTATCACGCTAG
- the exoK gene encoding endo-1,3-1,4-beta-glycanase ExoK, protein MTQSISKTLLVLSAVSAAFCAPALAQGAKNGTSFVDNFDRIDRKTWYISDGWDNGAHQNCTWSKDQVKVENGVLELTFEQRKAGKRDYACGEIQTRKRFSYGTYEARIKTADGSGLNSAFFTYIGPTDKKPHDEIDFEVLGKDSGKVQVNQYISAKGGNEKLVDVEGGANTDFNDYAFVWEKDRLRYYLNGTLVQEVADPSKIPANDQKIFFSLWGTDTLSSWMGKFDYQAPAKMQIDRVAYTAPGDKCQFPDSITCTLN, encoded by the coding sequence ATGACCCAATCGATCTCAAAAACCCTCCTCGTCCTTTCGGCCGTTTCCGCAGCGTTCTGCGCACCGGCTTTGGCGCAAGGCGCCAAGAACGGCACATCCTTCGTCGATAACTTCGACAGGATCGATCGCAAGACCTGGTACATTTCCGACGGCTGGGACAATGGCGCGCATCAGAACTGCACCTGGTCGAAAGACCAGGTCAAGGTTGAAAACGGCGTGCTCGAACTCACCTTCGAACAGCGCAAGGCGGGCAAGAGAGATTACGCCTGTGGCGAGATCCAGACCCGCAAACGCTTCAGCTACGGAACCTATGAGGCCCGCATCAAGACGGCGGATGGCTCCGGGCTGAACTCGGCCTTCTTCACCTATATCGGCCCGACCGACAAGAAACCGCATGACGAAATCGATTTCGAGGTGCTGGGCAAGGATTCGGGCAAAGTTCAGGTCAACCAGTATATTTCCGCCAAGGGTGGAAACGAGAAGCTCGTCGATGTCGAAGGCGGCGCCAATACCGATTTCAACGACTACGCCTTCGTCTGGGAAAAGGACCGGCTGCGCTACTACCTGAACGGCACGCTGGTGCAGGAGGTGGCCGATCCCTCGAAAATCCCAGCCAACGACCAGAAAATCTTCTTCAGCCTCTGGGGAACCGACACTCTGAGCAGCTGGATGGGCAAGTTCGACTACCAGGCTCCGGCAAAAATGCAGATCGACCGCGTCGCCTACACCGCACCCGGCGATAAATGCCAGTTTCCGGACTCCATTACCTGCACGCTCAACTGA